One stretch of Arthrobacter polaris DNA includes these proteins:
- a CDS encoding fructose-specific PTS transporter subunit EIIC, translated as MTTLINTDLVLLDADLGTDTTSVIRHLAELVAKTGRAAEVEGLFADALAREXXTATGVPGGIAIPHCRSEAVLEPTLAMARLAPTVDFGAKDGPADIVFLIAAPAGADNAHLKLLSKLARSLIXKDFTAALRAAKTPAEIVALVDGALAENPKPAATATAAAPVAAASAPKRLVAVTACPTGIAHTYMAADSLVLAAQEAGVDLQVETQGSGAVTPLDPAVIAAADAVIFAVDVDVRGKERFAGKPLVSSPVKRGIDEPAKMIQEALAAAENPNAHRVPHFGAEEAADQRAAASGESLGSKIKKVLLTGVSYMIPFVAGGGLLIALGFLLGGFAIPDFAGKILTSNSLTNLPTDYPAQALGPLGAYLGAVAFQIGSLSMAFLVPALAGYIAFGIADRPGIAPGFTAGAVAVFMGAGFLGGLVGGLLAGLAAYWIGTWQVPRWLRGLMPVVIIPLLGSIIASGAMLLFLGAPIAALSNGLNHWLTGMSGASAVVLGIILGLMMCFDLGGPVNKVAYAFAVAGLGAGSIANQAPWEIMATVMAAGMVPPLAMALATALDKKRFSLAERENGKAAWLLGASFISEGAIPFAAADPLRVIPSMMLGGAVTGAMTMAFHVTSQAPHGGIFVFFAIGNVLMFVLSIVVGMVVGALAVLALKRWAVRKPVDTVAPQQLVAQNS; from the coding sequence ATGACAACCCTCATCAATACCGACCTGGTGCTCCTTGATGCCGATCTTGGCACGGACACCACATCCGTCATCCGCCACCTTGCCGAGCTCGTGGCAAAGACCGGCCGGGCTGCCGAAGTTGAAGGCCTGTTTGCCGATGCCCTGGCCCGTGAGCANAANACGGCCACTGGCGTCCCTGGCGGTATCGCCATCCCACACTGCCGCTCCGAGGCCGTCCTTGAGCCCACCCTGGCCATGGCTCGGCTGGCTCCCACCGTTGACTTCGGTGCCAAGGACGGNCCCGCGGACATCGTCTTCCTCATCGCAGCNCCGGCTGGCGCTGACAACGCCCACTTGAAGCTGCTCTCCAAGCTGGCCCGCTCTCTCATCAANAAGGACTTTACTGCCGCCCTGCGTGCAGCGAAGACTCCGGCAGAGATCGTGGCCCTGGTGGACGGCGCCCTCGCTGAGAATCCAAAGCCGGCCGCAACAGCCACTGCTGCTGCACCGGTTGCGGCGGCCTCCGCACCGAAGCGGCTGGTCGCCGTGACCGCCTGCCCCACGGGCATCGCCCACACCTACATGGCCGCCGATTCCCTCGTGCTGGCAGCGCAGGAGGCTGGCGTGGATCTACAGGTTGAGACGCAGGGCTCCGGCGCCGTGACACCGCTAGACCCAGCCGTCATTGCGGCCGCTGATGCCGTGATTTTCGCCGTCGATGTGGATGTGCGCGGCAAGGAGCGTTTCGCCGGCAAACCACTGGTGAGCTCGCCCGTCAAGCGCGGCATTGACGAGCCGGCCAAGATGATCCAAGAAGCACTGGCGGCAGCCGAGAACCCCAACGCCCACCGGGTACCTCACTTCGGTGCCGAGGAAGCCGCGGACCAGAGGGCCGCGGCATCNGGGGAAAGTCTGGGCAGCAAGATCAAGAAGGTCCTGCTCACGGGTGTCAGCTACATGATCCCGTTTGTTGCAGGCGGCGGGCTCCTGATCGCCCTTGGCTTCCTGCTCGGCGGATTCGCGATTCCCGACTTTGCGGGCAAGATCCTTACATCCAACAGCCTGACCAACCTGCCCACCGACTATCCTGCCCAGGCCCTGGGCCCGCTCGGAGCCTACCTGGGCGCCGTGGCGTTCCAGATCGGCAGCCTGTCGATGGCCTTCCTTGTCCCGGCACTGGCGGGATACATTGCGTTCGGCATCGCCGACCGCCCCGGCATCGCACCCGGCTTCACGGCAGGCGCCGTCGCCGTCTTCATGGGCGCCGGCTTCCTCGGCGGCCTTGTCGGTGGTCTGCTGGCAGGTCTCGCGGCGTACTGGATCGGCACGTGGCAGGTGCCGCGCTGGCTGCGCGGACTCATGCCTGTTGTGATCATCCCGCTGCTTGGTTCCATCATTGCCTCCGGTGCCATGCTGTTGTTCCTTGGCGCCCCCATTGCCGCCCTCTCCAACGGCCTGAACCACTGGCTGACAGGCATGTCCGGTGCCTCCGCCGTCGTGCTCGGCATCATCTTGGGACTGATGATGTGCTTCGACCTTGGCGGCCCCGTCAACAAGGTGGCCTACGCGTTCGCCGTCGCCGGCCTTGGTGCGGGCAGCATCGCCAACCAGGCCCCATGGGAAATCATGGCAACCGTCATGGCTGCGGGCATGGTCCCACCGCTGGCCATGGCACTTGCCACCGCGCTGGACAAGAAGCGCTTCTCACTGGCTGAGCGTGAAAACGGCAAGGCTGCCTGGCTACTGGGTGCTTCCTTCATCTCCGAAGGCGCCATTCCCTTCGCCGCCGCAGACCCGCTGCGCGTCATCCCGTCAATGATGCTCGGCGGTGCGGTGACCGGTGCCATGACCATGGCCTTCCACGTCACCTCGCAGGCCCCGCACGGAGGAATCTTCGTCTTCTTCGCCATCGGCAATGTCCTCATGTTCGTCCTCTCCATCGTGGTGGGCATGGTGGTTGGCGCCTTGGCGGTGTTGGCCCTCAAACGCTGGGCCGTCCGCAAGCCCGTTGATACTGTTGCCCCACAGCAGCTCGTTGCACAGAACAGCTAG
- a CDS encoding phosphoenolpyruvate--protein phosphotransferase: MQNFVGVGVSRGRVIGPVRHMPAALAEPPVGEKLSSSTAPETAAAVLKEAGAAVKAQLLARAGRVEGTGKDVLEATALMATDPMLIKAAVKLINSGTSAERAIWEAGESVAAMLKGLGGYMAERSHDVHDVKSRIVAQLRGVPAPEXPHSDAPFILVAEDLAPADTATLDPNKVVALVTAGGGPQSHTAIIARALGLPAVVAALGVGTLADGRPVYVDGSAGVVSTEPGDAERAAVAVWQEQASLLSVFDGEGRLADGTLLPLLANVGGAGDAREAAAANAXGVGLLRTEFCFLGHDTEPSHADQVAAYKGVFDAFPGQKVVVRTLDAGADKPLPFLTDTSEANPALGVRGYRTDTTTPGVLARQLTAIADAAAQSQAVIWVMAPMISTAAEASNFAVLCTEAGLRIPGVMVEVPSAALTARHLFDHVEFASLGTNDLTQYAMAADRQLGTLAALNDPWQPAVLALIRATVDGAASQARHSAAQALEDSVPKPVGVCGESAADPVLAVVLAGLGVTSLSMTPRALPAVSAVLRTVTLHQARALALRAVDAASAAEARELVRAGLPALAELGL, from the coding sequence ATGCAAAACTTTGTTGGAGTTGGCGTTTCCCGGGGCCGTGTCATTGGCCCAGTCCGGCACATGCCCGCAGCCTTGGCCGAACCACCCGTGGGTGAAAAGTTGTCCAGCTCCACGGCACCCGAGACGGCCGCTGCCGTGCTCAAGGAAGCAGGTGCCGCTGTCAAGGCCCAGTTGCTGGCCCGTGCCGGCAGGGTGGAGGGCACCGGCAAGGACGTCCTCGAGGCCACCGCGCTGATGGCCACCGATCCCATGCTGATCAAAGCCGCCGTGAAGCTCATCAATTCCGGTACATCGGCTGAACGGGCCATCTGGGAGGCTGGAGAATCCGTGGCAGCCATGCTCAAGGGCCTGGGCGGCTACATGGCCGAACGCTCCCACGACGTCCACGACGTCAAGTCCCGCATCGTGGCGCAACTGCGTGGCGTTCCCGCNCCTGAAATNCCCCACTCCGATGCACCTTTCATCTTGGTGGCCGAGGATCTTGCNCCCGCCGACACGGCCACCCTTGACCCGAACAAGGTGGTAGCCCTGGTCACGGCAGGCGGAGGGCCGCAGTCGCACACCGCCATCATCGCCAGGGCCCTGGGCCTGCCAGCCGTGGTTGCTGCCCTAGGAGTGGGCACGCTGGCCGACGGTAGACCGGTGTACGTTGACGGGTCGGCAGGNGTGGTTAGCACCGAACCAGGCGACGCCGAACGTGCAGCTGTGGCCGTTTGGCAGGAGCAGGCTTCGCTGCTGAGCGTCTTCGACGGCGAAGGCCGCCTGGCGGATGGCACGCTGCTGCCCTTGCTCGCCAATGTTGGTGGTGCAGGCGATGCCCGGGAGGCCGCCGCAGCAAACGCACANGGGGTGGGTCTGCTGCGCACCGAATTCTGCTTCTTGGGCCATGACACCGAGCCGTCCCATGCCGATCAGGTGGCCGCTTACAAGGGTGTTTTCGATGCGTTCCCCGGCCAGAAGGTGGTGGTCAGGACGCTCGACGCCGGTGCAGATAAACCGCTTCCTTTCCTGACAGATACCAGCGAAGCAAATCCGGCGCTGGGCGTTCGCGGCTACCGCACGGACACCACCACACCGGGTGTTTTGGCCCGGCAGCTTACCGCCATAGCCGACGCTGCCGCACAGTCACAGGCCGTCATATGGGTCATGGCNCCCATGATTTCCACCGCTGCCGAGGCATCCAACTTTGCCGTATTATGCACCGAAGCAGGGTTGAGAATCCCCGGCGTCATGGTGGAAGTGCCCTCCGCGGCACTGACCGCCAGGCACCTGTTCGACCACGTGGAATTCGCCAGCCTGGGCACCAACGATCTCACGCAGTACGCCATGGCAGCCGACAGGCAGTTGGGCACCCTTGCCGCACTGAACGACCCGTGGCAGCCTGCTGTGCTGGCGCTCATCCGGGCCACGGTCGACGGCGCCGCCTCCCAAGCCAGGCACTCGGCCGCGCAAGCCCTCGAGGACTCCGTGCCCAAACCGGTGGGGGTCTGCGGGGAGTCGGCAGCGGACCCTGTTCTCGCCGTCGTGCTTGCAGGGTTAGGCGTCACGTCACTGTCCATGACNCCGCGTGCGCTGCCAGCCGTCAGTGCAGTCCTGCGCACCGTGACACTTCACCAAGCCCGTGCACTGGCGCTACGCGCCGTGGATGCAGCATCCGCAGCCGAGGCCCGCGAGCTTGTCCGTGCCGGGCTGCCCGCCCTGGCTGAGCTAGGCCTGTAA
- a CDS encoding SDR family oxidoreductase: MGRPTALITGATSGLGAEFAQQLGRSQHDLVLVARNVQRLEAKAVRLRSDFGVQVQVLPADLITDDGVACVRARLADPAQPVSVLVNNAGFSLIKAFENNTVEDETAHLRILARTXMELAHAVLPGMLERXQGRIINVSSVSAFIPRXTYGAAKAWLTSFSRAANLRYGPQGVKVTAVCPGFVHTEFHQRMGANMTGVRSXMWLHAEQVVREGLADNAAGKAVSIPSRRYATLMAISRFVPDKLAAAAGNRGR, translated from the coding sequence GTGGGGCGTCCAACCGCGCTCATCACAGGTGCCACCTCCGGGCTAGGTGCCGAGTTCGCCCAGCAGCTAGGACGCTCACAGCATGACTTGGTGCTGGTGGCTCGGAATGTGCAACGCTTAGAAGCCAAGGCTGTGCGGTTGCGGAGCGATTTTGGTGTACAGGTTCAAGTCCTGCCCGCTGACTTAATTACGGACGACGGCGTTGCTTGTGTCCGTGCCCGGCTGGCTGATCCTGCCCAGCCAGTTTCTGTGCTGGTCAACAATGCCGGGTTCAGCCTGATCAAAGCCTTTGAGAACAATACTGTGGAGGATGAAACAGCGCATCTGCGTATTTTGGCCCGCACCNCCATGGAACTGGCACACGCGGTCCTGCCTGGGATGCTGGAACGGNGGCAGGGGCGGATCATCAACGTTTCAAGTGTTTCAGCGTTCATTCCGAGGNGGACCTACGGTGCCGCCAAAGCATGGCTGACAAGTTTCAGCCGTGCAGCCAATTTGCGGTATGGGCCCCAAGGGGTGAAAGTGACGGCCGTGTGCCCAGGATTTGTGCACACCGAATTTCACCAGCGAATGGGCGCCAACATGACCGGGGTGCGGTCTNTGATGTGGCTCCACGCCGAACAAGTGGTGCGTGAAGGGCTGGCAGATAACGCCGCAGGCAAGGCAGTCTCCATTCCTTCTCGACGCTATGCCACGCTCATGGCTATCAGCCGGTTCGTTCCAGATAAGCTGGCAGCGGCCGCTGGCAACCGCGGGCGGTAG
- a CDS encoding GNAT family N-acetyltransferase: protein MSANAAQESDXFDATVRMTRNDPLHRYELXAADEMAVIITFKDRPGHIDLIHTESLPGFEGRGLAKVLARYALDDVVASGKRIIPHCSYVQRFIEKHPDLYTLYTDFPQGRRWGVQPRSSQVPPPG, encoded by the coding sequence ATGAGTGCGAACGCAGCCCAAGAATCTGACNCCTTTGACGCCACAGTTCGGATGACGCGCAACGATCCCTTGCATCGCTATGAGCTTNTTGCTGCGGATGAAATGGCGGTGATCATCACGTTCAAGGACCGACCCGGGCACATAGACCTCATCCATACTGAGTCGCTTCCTGGCTTCGAGGGGAGAGGACTGGCGAAGGTGCTTGCGCGCTACGCCCTCGACGACGTGGTGGCCTCGGGCAAGCGGATCATCCCGCACTGCAGTTATGTTCAGCGGTTCATTGAGAAACACCCGGACTTGTACACGCTGTACACAGACTTCCCGCAGGGGCGTAGGTGGGGCGTCCAACCGCGCTCATCACAGGTGCCACCTCCGGGCTAG
- a CDS encoding hydroxymethylpyrimidine/phosphomethylpyrimidine kinase encodes MTTNAPALALTIAGSEATGGAGAQADLKTFQELGVFGIVNLTCIVSFDPKDNWNHRFVPVDQQVIADQLEATTAAYGAASGAPTVLETVKIGMLGSPATISTVEAALKAAAFKHVVLDPVLICKGQEPGHALDTDQALKSQILPLATFVTXNHFEAESLSGLEINNVQDLVAAARKIHEISGAAVLAKGGVRLEGADAVDVFFDGETLEILSAPKVGEVAVSGAGCTLAAAVTAELAKGATPLEAARTAKAFVTEXIKXRVSSGAPFTALWQGGAGAQAS; translated from the coding sequence ATGACAACAAATGCGCCCGCGCTTGCCCTGACCATCGCCGGATCCGAAGCGACAGGCGGTGCAGGTGCCCAAGCCGACCTGAAGACGTTCCAGGAACTGGGCGTGTTCGGCATTGTGAACCTCACCTGCATTGTCTCCTTTGACCCTAAGGACAATTGGAATCACCGCTTTGTTCCGGTGGACCAACAGGTTATTGCGGACCAGTTGGAAGCCACGACGGCGGCTTATGGTGCTGCTTCTGGGGCGCCGACGGTGCTGGAGACGGTAAAGATTGGCATGTTGGGCAGTCCAGCTACTATCAGCACGGTGGAAGCTGCACTCAAGGCTGCTGCTTTCAAGCACGTGGTGCTTGACCCGGTGCTGATCTGTAAGGGTCAGGAGCCTGGCCACGCTTTGGATACCGATCAGGCCCTGAAGTCTCAGATCCTGCCACTGGCCACCTTCGTCACCNCCAACCACTTTGAAGCGGAGTCCCTCTCCGGTTTGGAAATCAACAACGTTCAGGACCTGGTGGCAGCGGCCCGTAAGATCCATGAGATCAGTGGGGCAGCAGTGCTGGCCAAGGGTGGGGTTCGCCTTGAAGGTGCCGACGCCGTGGACGTTTTCTTTGACGGGGAAACTCTTGAAATTCTGAGCGCTCCCAAGGTTGGTGAAGTGGCTGTTTCTGGGGCTGGTTGCACACTGGCGGCAGCAGTGACGGCCGAATTGGCTAAGGGTGCCACGCCGTTGGAGGCCGCCCGCACCGCTAAAGCGTTCGTTACCGAGNGGATTAAANATCGTGTTTCCTCGGGTGCGCCGTTCACTGCCCTGTGGCAAGGTGGCGCTGGTGCGCAGGCCAGCTAG
- a CDS encoding cysteine hydrolase, translating into MDTDSTAVVFIEFQNDFTSEGGVLHGAVKDSMEANSTLDNAAKVLAAARAAGATIIHSPISFAPGYNEISKHPYGILKGVVDATAFVKGAWGAQIMDRFAPAENDIVIEGKRGLDAFGSTNLDFILRAKGIKTVALAGFLTNCCVESTMRTAYERGYNVVTLTDAVAATSVEGDSAVKFDXPTFSTPTTSEEFITALESAGSS; encoded by the coding sequence ATGGACACCGATTCCACTGCTGTGGTNTTTATTGAATTCCAGAACGACTTCACTTCCGAAGGTGGTGTCTTGCACGGTGCAGTGAAGGACTCCATGGAGGCTAATAGCACTTTGGATAACGCGGCTAAAGTGCTAGCTGCCGCCCGTGCCGCCGGGGCTACCATCATCCACTCGCCCATCAGCTTCGCACCCGGGTACAACGAGATTTCCAAACACCCCTACGGAATTCTCAAAGGCGTGGTGGACGCCACGGCATTTGTTAAAGGAGCCTGGGGTGCACAAATTATGGACCGGTTCGCTCCGGCAGAGAACGACATTGTTATTGAGGGTAAGCGCGGACTGGACGCCTTTGGCAGCACCAACCTCGACTTCATTCTGCGTGCTAAAGGCATCAAAACTGTGGCACTGGCCGGGTTCTTGACCAATTGCTGTGTGGAATCCACTATGCGTACCGCCTACGAGCGGGGCTACAACGTGGTCACCCTGACCGATGCCGTGGCCGCCACAAGCGTGGAGGGTGATTCGGCAGTGAAATTCGACTANCCCACGTTCTCAACNCCCACCACCTCCGAGGAGTTCATCACGGCACTGGAGTCAGCGGGGTCCTCATGA
- a CDS encoding DUF47 domain-containing protein, whose protein sequence is MSEHILAGAQTLAELLGAGRADFASLTESLRQXEAASTADFATLLTAMRTSFINPLPREDLYALGQLLNETSEILTGAGEVIELYTLDRVPTRVSDQLEILSRQAELTAAAMKSLNDLDSLEDYWLEVLRLSKRADHTHRVLVAELLEAHSPTTFAKYRTLADQFAAASSQMRAVATQVGSIIVKES, encoded by the coding sequence ATGTCTGAGCATATTCTGGCTGGAGCCCAAACTCTGGCGGAACTACTCGGAGCAGGGCGTGCAGACTTTGCCTCCCTCACCGAGTCCCTGCGCCAGCANGAAGCCGCCTCCACCGCCGATTTTGCAACGCTCCTGACAGCTATGCGCACGAGTTTCATCAACCCGTTGCCACGCGAAGACCTGTATGCCTTGGGTCAACTGCTCAACGAAACCAGTGAAATTCTTACGGGTGCAGGTGAAGTCATTGAACTGTATACCCTGGACCGCGTCCCCACCCGTGTCAGCGACCAGCTTGAGATCTTATCGCGGCAGGCAGAGCTAACTGCAGCTGCAATGAAGTCCCTCAACGACTTAGACAGCCTTGAGGACTATTGGCTAGAAGTTTTGCGGCTTTCTAAACGTGCCGATCACACCCACCGAGTACTGGTTGCCGAACTCCTTGAAGCCCACAGCCCAACAACTTTCGCCAAATACAGGACACTTGCCGATCAGTTTGCGGCTGCCAGCAGCCAGATGCGCGCAGTTGCCACACAAGTGGGCAGCATCATCGTCAAGGAATCCTGA
- a CDS encoding inorganic phosphate transporter, which translates to MAAVFAFLNGFRDASSAVALSVRTRALTPSIAVLLAGLFNCXGALSSVALTAAFADRLFTVPPGKSGLILLLAALIGASLWGIYLWWRGFPSSSTHALISALVGASLGSAAIGXTPLEGINTTMLTLVLLPLVVSPVVAFVLGFAAVYPTSWAARNSAPNKVNRRMRQLQSVAGAAVAFGHGLQDGQRTTAVVLFALIAAGTIGAGEIPLWVPLFTAGLLTAGTLFGGWRISYTMGHRLVRIDPLRGFVAQLVGAGLLFFGAIGLHMPLSTTHTVTAAIVGAGANQRFASTNGRVLTQILGAWVATPIVCVALGALFFLALXPLA; encoded by the coding sequence ATGGCTGCAGTNTTTGCGTTCCTGAACGGCTTCCGCGATGCGTCCTCGGCAGTGGCACTCTCAGTACGCACCCGCGCGCTGACACCTTCGATCGCCGTCTTGTTGGCAGGCTTGTTCAACTGTTTNGGGGCGTTGTCCAGCGTGGCGCTGACAGCAGCNTTTGCCGACAGGTTATTTACGGTTCCNCCGGGCAAGAGCGGGCTGATTCTGTTGCTGGCCGCCCTCATTGGGGCCAGCTTGTGGGGCATTTATCTTTGGTGGCGAGGCTTTCCCTCCTCCTCCACGCACGCACTCATTAGCGCATTGGTTGGTGCGTCTCTGGGATCGGCCGCTATTGGACANACCCCGCTTGAGGGTATCAATACCACCATGCTGACATTGGTGCTGCTGCCTTTGGTGGTCTCNCCCGTGGTTGCGTTTGTTTTGGGTTTTGCCGCTGTTTATCCCACGTCCTGGGCGGCCCGTAATTCTGCACCCAACAAAGTCAACCGACGTATGCGCCAACTGCAGTCCGTGGCTGGTGCTGCCGTTGCCTTTGGGCATGGCCTCCAAGACGGACAGCGTACGACGGCGGTAGTCCTGTTCGCCCTGATAGCCGCCGGTACCATCGGGGCTGGGGAAATCCCGCTCTGGGTGCCGCTGTTTACCGCCGGGCTGCTCACCGCCGGAACCCTCTTTGGCGGGTGGCGGATCTCCTACACCATGGGTCATCGCTTGGTTCGAATCGATCCCCTGCGTGGCTTTGTGGCACAGCTGGTGGGCGCTGGACTGCTCTTCTTTGGCGCCATTGGTCTGCACATGCCGTTATCCACCACACACACTGTCACAGCAGCCATTGTCGGGGCCGGGGCCAACCAGCGCTTTGCTTCCACCAATGGCAGGGTGCTAACGCAGATTCTTGGCGCCTGGGTGGCCACNCCCATCGTCTGTGTGGCATTAGGTGCACTGTTCTTTCTGGCACTNNCGCCGCTGGCCTAA
- the pstB gene encoding phosphate ABC transporter ATP-binding protein PstB — protein MSKRIDVSDLNVYYGDFRAVEDVNITLDAKSVTAFIGPSGCGKSTFLRTLNRMHEVIPGARVEGKVLLDGDNLYADGVDPVTVRSQIGMVFQRPNPFPTMSIRDNVLAGVKLNSRRMPKSDADILVEKSLRGANLWNEVKDRLEKPGSGLSGGQQQRLCIARAIAVSPDVILMDEPCSALDPISTLAIEDLINELKDEYTVVIVTHNMQQAARVSDKTAFFNIAGTGKPGKLIEFAETATIFNNPGXKSTEDYVSGRFG, from the coding sequence ATGTCCAAACGTATTGATGTCAGTGACCTGAATGTCTACTACGGCGATTTTCGTGCCGTGGAAGATGTCAATATCACCCTCGACGCCAAGTCCGTCACGGCCTTCATCGGCCCCTCCGGTTGTGGCAAATCAACGTTCCTGCGCACCTTGAACCGCATGCACGAGGTCATCCCCGGCGCCCGCGTTGAGGGCAAGGTGCTCCTGGACGGCGACAACCTGTACGCCGACGGTGTTGATCCCGTGACCGTGCGAAGCCAGATCGGCATGGTCTTCCAGCGCCCCAACCCTTTCCCCACCATGAGCATCCGCGATAACGTGCTGGCCGGTGTGAAACTGAACAGCCGCCGCATGCCCAAATCCGACGCCGATATTTTGGTGGAGAAGTCCCTGCGGGGAGCCAACCTGTGGAACGAGGTCAAGGATCGCTTGGAGAAGCCCGGCTCCGGTCTTTCCGGTGGCCAGCAGCAGCGACTGTGCATTGCCCGCGCCATCGCGGTTTCACCCGATGTGATCCTCATGGATGAGCCGTGTTCGGCCCTGGATCCGATCTCCACCCTGGCCATCGAGGACCTCATCAACGAGCTCAAGGACGAGTACACGGTGGTTATTGTCACGCACAATATGCAGCAGGCGGCTCGCGTCTCGGACAAGACGGCCTTCTTCAACATTGCCGGCACCGGAAAGCCCGGCAAATTGATTGAGTTTGCCGAAACTGCCACGATTTTCAACAATCCCGGGNAAAAGTCCACAGAAGACTACGTCTCCGGCCGCTTCGGCTAG
- the pstA gene encoding phosphate ABC transporter permease PstA — MVTLLTERKRSALTRGRLPRYTXYVIAVSAVIVSAALMALIGFNVFGWAVLSAVLFAAANVTSAAVVEGRRKATDKLATSLIVGAFLVALLPLVSVIWTVLVNGIPGLLTQGFLGTSMNGVTGAVDNASVKDGTXVVGGVYHALVGSVLITLWATIISVPVGLLTAIYIVEYSAGNRFSKVITFLVDVMTGIXSIVAGLFAAAFFAMILGPGTKTGFVAAVALSVLMIPVVVRSSEEMLKIVPNELREAAYALGVRKWRTILKVVIPTAISGIASGVTLAIARVIGETAPLLVTAGFATTINMNVFAGWMSSLPTFIYTQIMTPTSPSNPDPSTQRAWAAALXLIILVMLLNLGARLVARIFAPXTGR; from the coding sequence ATGGTCACTCTCCTCACCGAACGCAAGCGCTCCGCCTTGACGCGTGGCCGCCTGCCCCGCTACACCNCCTATGTGATTGCCGTTAGCGCCGTCATTGTCTCCGCCGCCCTCATGGCCCTGATCGGGTTCAATGTCTTTGGCTGGGCTGTACTTTCGGCGGTGTTGTTTGCCGCCGCCAACGTCACGAGTGCAGCCGTGGTTGAGGGGCGCCGCAAGGCCACCGATAAATTGGCCACCTCGCTCATTGTTGGAGCCTTCCTGGTGGCCCTGTTGCCACTTGTCTCTGTCATCTGGACGGTGCTTGTCAATGGAATTCCAGGGCTGCTGACACAGGGGTTCTTGGGTACGTCCATGAACGGCGTTACAGGTGCCGTAGACAACGCCTCAGTGAAGGATGGCACCNCCGTAGTGGGTGGTGTCTACCATGCACTTGTGGGCTCGGTGCTGATCACCCTCTGGGCCACCATCATCTCTGTGCCTGTTGGCCTGCTCACTGCCATCTACATTGTTGAGTACAGCGCCGGGAACCGCTTCTCCAAGGTCATCACGTTCCTTGTGGACGTCATGACGGGTATCNCCTCCATCGTCGCCGGCTTGTTCGCAGCAGCGTTCTTCGCCATGATCCTAGGGCCAGGCACCAAGACCGGGTTCGTGGCCGCCGTGGCACTGTCAGTGCTTATGATCCCGGTGGTGGTGCGATCCAGCGAGGAGATGCTCAAGATTGTGCCCAACGAACTGCGCGAGGCTGCCTACGCACTCGGTGTGCGCAAGTGGCGCACCATTCTCAAAGTGGTCATTCCGACGGCGATCTCGGGCATCGCCTCCGGTGTCACCTTGGCCATTGCCCGGGTGATCGGTGAAACTGCTCCGCTGCTTGTCACCGCAGGGTTCGCCACCACTATCAACATGAACGTTTTCGCCGGCTGGATGTCATCGCTGCCCACGTTCATTTATACGCAGATCATGACGCCCACCTCGCCGTCGAACCCGGACCCGTCCACGCAACGTGCCTGGGCTGCGGCACTTNTGCTGATCATTCTTGTCATGCTCTTGAACCTCGGCGCCCGCCTAGTGGCCCGGATCTTCGCGCCANAAACCGGCCGCTAA